From a single Cryptococcus deuterogattii R265 chromosome 5, complete sequence genomic region:
- a CDS encoding protein farnesyltransferase subunit beta, translated as MVTEFTPSVYSLVSRPLPSNSRPSATLEEQAETEDLISQLFDLTVDPNTLVSEHGKIFSGLRKQEHTQFLASTFFQLPGKFVSLDASRPWLVFWTVHSLDLLGVALDQRTKDRVVSTLLHFLSPKGGFAGGPANSQIPHLLPTYASVCSLAITGNDSSTGGWKDLADARQSIYEFFMRCKRPDGGFVVCEGGEVDVRGTYCLLVVATLLDIITPELLHNVDKFVSACQTYEGGFACASFPFPSVVPSSSALPTSEPPCRVPMAEAHGGYTSCSLNSHFLLTSVPLPSFPSAIDASAALRWTVLQQGEAIEGGGFRGRTNKLVDGCYSWWVGGGAPVVEELVRREKSKKVKGPRVEVIEEEEKEADWEDVPAIPPIFNRVALQEFTLVAAQQDLGSTGGLRDKPGKRPDQYHTCNNLSGLSIAQHKMSHSPYAVSSNRLKFDASKGFPAVKPLTPEGGWKDEDERQNARREIWANALGWVEEEGAEIIVGGRDNRINTTTPVFNIHGLRLKPFINYFYCQEN; from the exons ATGGTGACGGAATTTACCCCCTCAGTATACTCTCTTGTCTCCAggcctcttccatccaacTCAAGACCCTCAGCTACTCTCGAAGAGCAAGCAGAAACCGAAgatctcatctctcaatTATTCGACCTCACCGTTGACCCTAATACCCTGGTCTCAGAACATGGCAAAATATTCTCTGGTCTTAGGAAGCAAGAGCATACCCAATTTCTTGCCTCTACCTTTTTCCAATTACCAGGAAAATTTGTGAGCCTCGATGCTAGCCGACCATGGTTAGTATTCTGGACGGTGCATTCTCTTGATCTCTTAGGTGTGGCTCTCGATCAAAGAACAAAGGACAG GGTAGTATCGACTTTGCTTCACTTTCTGTCGCCGAAAGGCGGCTTCGCGGGTGGCCCGGCCAATTCTCAAATCCCCCACCTCCTACCCACCTACGCTTCTGTCTGCTCTCTGGCAATCACAGGTAATGACAGTTCCACAGGCGGCTGGAAGGATCTTGCAGATGCTAGGCAGAGCATATATGAGTTCTTTATGAGATGTAAAAGACCCGATGGCGGCTTTGTCGTTTGTGAAGGGGGCGAAGTTGATGTCCG GGGGACGTATTGTCTTCTGGTGGTAGCTACTCTTCTTGACATCATTACACCGGAGCTTTTGCACAATGTCGATAAATTTGTCTCCGCATGCCAGACTTATGAAGGCGGTTTCGCTTGTGCCTCTTTCCCGTTCCCTTCAGttgttccttcttcttctgccctTCCAACATCAGAACCTCCTTGCAGAGTTCCCATGGCAGAGGCACACGGGGGATATACTTCTTGTTCACTGAATTCGCATTTCCTTCTTACTTCTgtacctcttccttctttcccgtCCGCCATTGATGCCAGTGCGGCGCTTCGATGGACTGTCCTTCAACAAGGGGAAGCTattgagggaggagggtttAGGGGACGGACAAATAAGCTGGTTGACGGGTGCTATTCATGGTGGGTTGGCGGTGGAGCTCCTGTAGTGGAGGAGCTAgtgagaagggagaagagcaaaaaggTGAAAGGGCCGCGAGTTGAAGtgattgaagaggaggagaaggaagctgACTGGGAGGATGTCCCTG CTATACCACCTATTTTCAATCGGG TTGCTTTGCAAGAATTCACTCTTGTTGCAGCTCAACAGGATTTAGGTTCCACAGGTGGTCTGCGTGATAAGCCCGGGAA GCGTCCCGATCAGTACCACACTTGCAACAATCTCTCAGGCCTTTCTATTGCTCAGCACAAGATGAGCCATTCTCCTTACGCCGTGTCCTCTAATCGTCTCAAATTCGATGCATCAAAGGGATTTCCAGCTGTTAAACCTTTAACTCCTGAGGGTGgttggaaggatgaggatgagaggcAGAACGCAAGACGAGAGATTTGGGCCAATGCCCTTGGATGggtagaggaagaaggggcgGAGATAATTGTAGGAGGAAGGGACAACCGTATT AATACGACGACCCCCGTCTTCAACATCCATGGGTTAAGGTTGAAGCCGTTCATCAACTATTTCTATTGTCAAGAGAATTGA
- a CDS encoding vacuolar protein sorting-associated protein VTA1 encodes MQNVNIPADSVPQGLKHIEQILKRAKELKHAEPIVAYWCSFSAAQKALNVQNRTKEDTLFLMSLIDALEQMKVIMGNNEAIHSEAAGAAYIENFALKVFMSADNDDRAGNTGKATIRKFVVAGQFIEILRCFEHGMTEEMEQKLQYARWKAADGAKALREGRTPKPGPPIPEDEALLPAPPAGSPDALSHDLQLPSNALGGSRSGSFSSAVRTTVPSPPIMSPRPSPSLNPRNHDDVNASPIDTSTADRVRTAEGQNSGSGAWSTVATPGLPDDENAQAHFSLGRTEIPSSDTLDRPPEERLSSDERKNVKFMGPDGAPLSPASTHNTVSSYDAPPPPPPTHIASPVVPSKPLASARSVPVVGNPPDGRPRGDSSASTRSNDRHNQPGTDISEVSERDAVLGTTSPKPKAAPTSSSDTRTSTVPSSINVPPAPPPSLASAPSLPPPLQPQSHGLGLTSPPISLAPTPKSLSSRDVEQTQKHAKWAISALEFDDYETARSELRKALNLLGG; translated from the exons atgcAAAACGTGAATATCCCGGCGGATTCAGTGCCACAAGGCCTCAAGCATATCGAGCAAATCCTCAAGAGGGCAAAGGAGCTCAAGCACGCCGAGCCCATCGTCGCTTATTGGT GCTCGTTTTCTGCTGCTCAAAAGGCTTTGAATGTGCAAAACAGAACGAAAGAAGACACGTTATTTCTCATGTCCCTCATTGATGCTTTGGAGCAA ATGAAAGTCATCATGGGAAACAACGAAGCCATCCACAGTGAAGCAGCCGGTGCCGCGTACATTGAGAACTTTGCTCTCAAGGTATTCATGTCTGCTGACAATGACGACCGTGCTGGTAACACCGGGAA GGCGACAATAAGGAAGTTCGTTGTGGCCGGCCAATTTATTGAAATTCTCCGTTGTTTCGAGCATGGTATGACCGAAGAG ATGGAGCAAAAACTGCAATACGCGCGATGGAAGGCCGCAGACGGCGCAAAAGCTTTACGAGAAGGGAGGACGCCGAAACCTGGACCGC CAATTCCGGAGGATGAGGCTCTCCTTCCTGCCCCGCCGGCGGGTTCGCCAGATGCGTTGTCCCACGATTTACAGTTGCCATCTAATGCCCTAGGCGGTTCTCGAAGTGgctccttctcatctgCGGTCCGTACAACAGTTCCTTCGCCACCCATCATGTCACCACGCCCCTCACCGTCTCTAAACCCTAGAAACCATGACGATGTCAACGCATCCCCAATCGATACCTCTACGGCGGATAGGGTACGCACAGCGGAAGGTCAAAATAGCGGGTCTGGAGCTTGGAGCACCGTTGCCACTCCCGGTTTGCCTGACGATGAGAATGCCCAGGCCCATTTCAGTCTCGGCAGGACCGAGATCCCTTCATCGGATACATTGGACAGACCTCCTGAAGAGAGGCTTTCTTCTGATGAGAGGAAAAATGTCAAGTTCATGGGTCCCGATGGAGCGCCTCTTTCTCCAGCCTCGACGCACAATACTGTCTCGTCATACGATGCCCCTCCGCCGCCACCTCCCACTCATATTGCCTCCCCTGTGGTCCCATCGAAACCTCTTGCGTCTGCTCGTTCCGTTCCAGTAGTGGGCAATCCACCCGACGGTCGTCCAAGGGGCGACTCGTCAGCTTCAACACGGTCTAACGATCGTCACAATCAACCAGGAACGGACATCTCGGAAGTCAGTGAGCGTGATGCTGTACTTGGCACCACCTCTCCTAAACCCAAGGCTGCCCCTACTTCCAGTTCTGACACTCGCACCTCCACTGTTCCTTCATCAATTAATGTTCCTCCTGCAccccctccctctcttgcGTCCgctccttcccttcctccacccctcCAACCTCAGTCTCATGGTTTAGGCTTGACGTCTCCGCCCATATCGCTAGCACCAACGCCcaagagcttgagcagcagGGATGTCGAGCAGACGCAGAAACATGCAAAATGGGCGATCAGTGCGTTGGAATTTGATGATTATGAGACAGCAAGAAGTGAATTGAGGAAAGCTCTGAATTTGCTAGGCGGATAA
- a CDS encoding cytoplasmic protein, with the protein MSMHFAPQWAKPIKPSGSTTTTPTTEVPLRKSTTSSPFPALSTNPPSASPTTATHPTLSYSRVTHTPSSPNVATEGYFPNQDLNGGEVNAHPFRYSREQILGLFDESKFKERPIELVEMAEGGGVLVSQSLNRPVGMRDLTDAEKKILSTSVHPALSTRRQLNQTNTTGEHATNGLPTRRNAGFTRGEGGAFSGSLGKMGSFGGGVLSPGGIDHKAPGALGGGFGGVAKRMSRRNEDFGGESRSSAATWRSGPKTPVGNFEGVLGFGNSAAPLSPSVETSEQKEVGQRKWRIAAGLPTGESDKTLDVPISNQAGVSASVIATPSATPIPDRDATVLDSTPAPAPNSQTPQASIQEPKEDLGAVEWFYRDPNGQEQGPFTGTQMHDWYSHSYFTDDLPLRRASESGFSPLSELKAATGNAVQPFLSPIRPRQLPPNLPIPIAALQQHAMNNLPENFRNLSVQSPIGADPRISPQAPLPSVPGAAPYIPGYDAAFSHNYPLSHQPLDQVASAGYAPSPTQGWNALAPQPSLRVGIAPLSPAPFSNIGVPSPIGSAPLQYMQQQPQQPQQHHGYFGGPQQQMAMKSAPGDIYGQPQPWGIQGLQPAGDFPQQMGYQPQPQSQPQPQSAPVQWDQSKIPQQVLPEQIQQQQQQEQEIEQPLPVSESMNGGSRSEQVEETAEIKVSPEPEADLQLETVESVKEQMAIDLDQEEEDEVEELTPVESPVTSTLPSKPAPAPTTSAWKKTQTPGREDSLTDSVDPTPAQAASIKPSKPISKEESIEIIPTPVQLPKVVDVSTPGPTADASASPSLERSSSKPKVAPWAIKNEERAAAPSPSLRDIQEAEAKRAEARRVALAEARAATASPVLVSASSEDLPTSMSWGLPSQTGKGTVRSHSPAAPSTPGPAVAAWGGAGEAPKKTLKQIQEEEEKRKARAAQAARVAQGQAAGVGASAVSTAGSTRRGYADLAAAPVKREEAQPGWTTVGAGGRAASSSGVPRAATPVNVKPTPVPVVKPAATPVPVKKATGASASIVDDGAPSVEFIRWTKQALTGFKGDVDDFISVLLSFPIDPPAASRADQMEIISDSVYANSSTLDGRRFAQEFMAKRKADAARPGGAAGGKKISSLADVVKTQPKQTSDAGFKVVKAKGKKKN; encoded by the exons ATGTCCATGCACTTCGCTCCTCAATGGGCCAAACCCATCAAGCCCTCCGGCTCGACAACTACTACTCCTACAACAGAAGTTCCTCTTAGGAAATCTaccacatcttctcccttcccagcTTTATCCACGAACCCTCCTTCGGCATCTCCAACAACTGCAACCCATCCTACTTTGAGTTACTCGCGCGTCACACATACCCCATCTAGCCCTAATGTTGCGACAGAAGGCTATTTCCCCAACCAGGATCTGAACGGAGGAGAGGTGAATGCCCATCCATTTAGGTATAGCCGTGAACAAatccttggcctttttgATGAGAGCAAGTTCAAGGAAAGGCCTATTGAGCTGGTAGAGATGGCAGAAGGTGGCGGTGTGTTGGTTAGCCAGAGTCTGAACCGGCCGGTGGGCATGAGAGATTTAACTGAcgcggagaagaag ATTCTTTCCACCTCGGTTCATCCAGCTCTTTCGACGCGTCGGCAGTTGAACCAGACGAACACGACTGGCGAGCATGCGACAAATGGCCTGCCCACTCGCCGCAATGCAGGATTTACCCGCGGTGAAGGCGGAGCCTTTAGCGGATCACTAGGAAAAATGGGTTCTTTCGGCGGTGGAGTCTTGAGCCCTGGTGGTATCGACCATAAGGCGCCTGGGGCATTGGGTGGAGGTTTTGGCGGTGTGGCGAAAAGGATGAGCAGAAGGAATGAGGACTTTGGCGGTG AATCGAGGTCCTCAGCGGCAACCTGGAGGTCAGGCCCAAAAACCCCTGTCGGTAATTTCGAAGGTGTTCTTGGGTTTGGCAATTCGGCTGCACCTTTGAGCCCTTCCGTTGAAACATcggagcagaaggaagtAGGGCagagaaagtggaggattGCTGCTGGACTGCCGACTGGCGAGAGCGACAAG ACTCTTGACGTCCCGATTTCTAATCAGGCCGGCGTGTCTGCCTCTGTGATTGCCACACCTTCAGCTACGCCCATTCCTGATCGTGATGCAACGGTTCTTGACTCGACTCCAGCTCCTGCCCCTAATTCGCAGACGCCTCAAGCTTCCATCCAGGAACCCAAGGAAGATCTTGGTGCTGTTGAGTGGTTCTATCGCGATCCCAATGGCCAAGAGCAAGGGCCGTTCACTGGCACTCAGATGCACGACTGGTACTCTCATTCATACTTCACCGACGATCTCCCTCTCCGTCGTGCGTCTGAAAGCGGCTTTAGTCCATTGTCCGAGCTCAAAGCAGCAACGGGCAATGCTGTTCAGCCTTTCCTCTCGCCCATTCGACCTCGACAGCTGCCTCCCAACCTTCCAATCCCCATTGCTGCCCTTCAGCAGCATGCGATGAACAATCTTCCGGAAAACTTCCGCAACCTCTCTGTGCAGTCTCCTATTGGTGCAGACCCACGCATCAGCCCTCAAgctccccttccttctgtGCCAGGCGCTGCACCTTACATCCCCGGCTACGACGCTGCCTTCTCCCATAATTACCCGCTTAGCCATCAACCGCTCGATCAGGTGGCTTCAGCTGGATATGCTCCTTCCCCCACACAAGGTTGGAATGCTCTTGCTCCTCAGCCATCTCTTCGTGTAGGCATAgctcctctttcccctgCTCCATTTAGTAACATTGGTGTGCCTTCACCAATTGGCTCCGCCCCTTTACAGTACATGCAGCAACAGCCACAGCAGCCTCAGCAACACCATGGGTACTTTGGTGGCCCCCAACAACAGATGGCCATGAAGTCAGCTCCGGGGGATATCTACGGTCAGCCTCAGCCTTGGGGAATACAAGGTCTTCAACCGGCTGGAGACTTCCCACAACAAATGGGTTACCAGCCTCAACCCCAAAGCCAGCCGCAACCTCAAAGTGCCCCGGTACAGTGGGACCAATCTAAAATTCCTCAGCAAGTATTGCCTGAACAAattcagcagcagcagcagcaagagcagGAAATCGAGCAGCCGCTGCCTGTCTCTGAGTCTATGAATGGGGGATCTCGATCTGAACAGGTTGAGGAAACTGCAGAGATCAAGGTATCCCCTGAACCGGAGGCTGATCTCCAGCTTGAGACTGTTGAGAGTGTAAAGGAACAAATGGCTATCGACCTtgatcaagaagaggaggacgaagtcGAAGAGCTTACTCCTGTCGAATCTCCTGTTACCTCCACTCTCCCTTCCAAGCCTGCTCCTGCACCTACAACGAGCGCTTGGAAAAAGACTCAGACTCCTGGCCGCGAGGACTCTCTCACAGACTCCGTCGATCCTACACCTGCTCAGGCCGCTTCTATCAAACCCAGCAAACCTATCTCCAAGGAAGAATCCATCGAGATCATCCCCACTCCTGTTCAGCTTCCCAAGGTCGTAGATGTATCCACTCCAGGCCCTACGGCAGATGCTTCTGCCAGCCCTTCTCTTGAAAGGTCATCCTCTAAACCCAAGGTTGCTCCCTGGGCTATCAAAAATGAAGAGCGCGCCGCCGCCCCTAGTCCCTCTTTGAGAGATATTCAAGAGGCCGAGGCCAAGCGTGCCGAAGCTCGCCGGGTGGCCTTGGCGGAGGCCCGTGCGGCGACTGCTTCCCCAGTACTTGTATCTGCCAGCTCAGAAGATCTGCCCACTAGCATGTCTTGGGGTTTGCCGTCGCAGACTGGCAAGGGAACTGTCCGCTCTCACTCTCCCGCTGCCCCTTCCACCCCTGGTCCTGCTGTAGCTGCATGGGGCGGTGCGGGTGAGGCCCCTAAGAAGACCTTGAAGCAAAttcaggaggaggaagagaaacgCAAAGCTCGAGCTGCACAAGCTGCCCGTGTTGCCCAGGGCCAGGCTGCTGGGGTGGGTGCAAGTGCTGTCTCAACAGCTGGGAGCACTAGGAGGGGCTATGCTGATTTGGCTGCTGCGCCcgtgaagagggaggaagcTCAGCCTGGATGGACTACTGTTGGTGCGGGCGGCAGGGCTGCCAGTTCTTCTGGTGTTCCGAGGGCCGCCACCCCCGTTAACGTTAAGCCTACTCCTGTGCCCGTCGTGAAGCCCGCTGCCACCCCGGTACCCGTAAAGAAGGCAACGGGCGCTTCTGCATCCATTGTCGATGATGGCGCCCCTTCAGTCGAGTTCATCCGATGGACCAAGCAAGCCCTCACAGGTTTCAAaggagatgttgatgacTTCATTTCTGTCCTCTTGTCCTTCCCTATTGATCCTCCTGCTGCTTCTCGAGCAGACCAAATGGAGATTATCAGCGACAGCGTCTACGCCAACAGCTCGACTCTTGATGGCAGAAGGTTCGCGCAAGAGTTCatggcgaagaggaaggcggatGCGGCAAGGCCTGGTGGGGCGGCTGGTGGCAAGAAGATCTCTAGTTTGGCCGATGTGGTGAAAACACAACCAAAGCAGACGAGCGATGCCGGCTTTAAGGTGGTGAAggccaagggcaagaagaagaactaG
- a CDS encoding anaphase-promoting complex subunit 10: MSSPAPNTPSPPSHTAGLPSLPSVLERPELSRLAQWSVSSHKYGFGVDNLRDGNDGTFWQSEGAQPHTIDLAFPRKVMISAIAVHMSHPRDDSYTPSKIGIRCGTGVRYLEFSKPDGWHLIPLRPMEHTTSSPEIEGPPIPCHFLRILIFANHLNGKDTHVRGLKVFGPPGPKENKQLTASPLHKMSQQAAQEVGGGRKLLELGHDGLSGFTSTEFKMHEWIR, translated from the exons ATGTCATCTCCTGCGCCAAATACCCCTTCacctccctcacatacagCAGGTCTTCCCTCTTTACCTTCGGTTCTTGAACGCCCTGAACTTTCACGGCTTGCTCAATGGAGTGTTTCATCTCATAAATATGGTTTTGGTGTCGACAATTTACGGGATGGTAATGATGGCACCTTTTGGCA ATCTGAAGGAGCGCAACCACATACAATTGATCTTGCCTTCCCTCGGAAAGTAATGATATCG GCTATTGCAGTTCACATGTCACATCCTCGAGATGATTCTTACACACCTTCTAAAATCGGTATAAGATGTGGCACCGGA GTTCGATATCTAGAATTCTCGAAACCCGACGGCTGGCATTTGATACCTTTGCGACCTATGGAACACACCACCTCTAGCCCGGAAATAGAGGG ACCCCCCATACCTTGTCATTTCCTAAGAATCCTCATCTTTGCAAACCATTTGAATGGAAAAGATACGCATGTCAGAGGCTTAAAGGTGTTTGGTCCTCCCGG TCCGAAAGAAAATAAGCAGTTAACCGCCTCTCCTTTACACAAGATGTCCCAGCAGGCGGCGCAGGAAGTAGGAGGCGGCCGAAAACTGCTCGAGCTGGGCCATGACGGTCTGAGTGGATTCACAAGCACAGAATTCAAGATGCACGAATGGATACGCTGA
- a CDS encoding 2-dehydropantoate 2-reductase, with protein MGRVHILGVGAIGTLIAHHLRLAHPSLPLTLLVRNASLFSDLSVTREGITSISSNYDFESPNSEGPHITSLVVALKTTQTLSAIRPLLPRLGPTSVVALLQNGMGVYEELCEHLWPENVNRPFFVLGTTPHGAAPAGGKGVIGHYTAAGHGDIKWGVVPHPRGTTDLLEKWLFGSNLSIIKSPSQLPAVPVDSEDLTNLHFTLSALLSTTPLNPMLLPYPQLRLALLLKVAVNAVVNPLNAILGRGQYRVDTLSTCSGGTALVDAVVDETSKVILSYLQTQSLPSEELQLFQSHILREHLRHIITSNADNTTSMAVDIREKRLTEMDYINGYVVRLGKKMGLETPVNEMLYNMVKFIESAYSI; from the exons ATGGGCCGGGTACATATC CTTGGCGTTGGGGCCATTGGCACCCTTATCGCCCATCACCTTCGCTTGGCtcacccttctctcccactcACTCTTCTGGTCCGCAATGCCTCCCTTTTCTCAGATCTGTCTGTCACGCGCGAAGGAATAAcgtccatctcttcaaactATGATTTTGAGTCTCCGAACTCAGAAGGGCCCCATATAACATCTCTAGTTGTGGCATTAAAGACGACTCAAACCCTCTCAGCCATCCggcctctgcttcctcgCTTGGGTCCCACCTCGGTCGTGGCCCTGTTGCAAAATGGGATGGGTGTGTATGAGGAGTTGTGCGAGCATCTGTGGCCAGAAAACGTCAACCGACCGTTCTTCGTTTTAGGTACGACCCCGCATGGCGCAGCACCTGCTGGTGGTAAAGGCGTAATTGGACACTACACAGCTGCTGGCCACGGAGATATCAAATGGGGAGTAGTACCGCATCCTAGAGGAACCACAGACCTCTTGGAAAAGTGGCTGTTTGGTTCAAACTTATCAATTATCAAATCCCCTTCGCAACTTCCAGCTGTACCAGTGGATAGTGAAGATCTGACCAATCTTCATTTTACTCTTTCTGCTTTGCTCTCCACGACGCCCCTTAACCCTATGCTCTTACCCTATCCTCAACTGCGTCTGGCATTACTGTTGAAAGTGGCTGTGAATGCAGTTGTTAACCCTCTTAATGCCATtttgggaagagggcaGTATCGAGTCGACACGCTATCCACTTGTAGCGGCGGCACAGCGCTGGTGGACGCGGTGGTAGATGAAACATCCAAGGTCATTTTGTCCTACTTACAAACccaatcccttccctcGGAGGAACTTCAATTGTTTCAATCACACATCCTTCGAGAGCATCTTCGGCACATCATTACCTCTAACGCCGATAATACAACTTCTATGGCTGTCGATATACGCGAGAAAAGACTGACAGAGATGGACTATATCAATGGCTACGTCGTCAGACTTGGTAAAAAAATGGGTTTAGAGACACCTGTGAATGAGATGCTGTATAATATGGTTAAATTTATAGAGTCGGCATACAGTATTTAA
- a CDS encoding oligopeptide transporter 8 — translation MNPVSPPSSRGMRDYIPQGMEDEDLDGEYLDMEEPIEGDFTLRATLAGLGVGVVLCMTNIYFGLQTGWVSMMSLQSALLGFAIFRVPAFLPRLFPSMKPFTPQENVVLQTTAVATGTMPLAAGLVGIIPALSMMSPEIDGREPLFMGWVDLVMWCLAVAFFGVFLAVPLRKQVIVKEKLVFPSGTATAQLISLLHQTTPVEVHGTPTRAYRRLHRSSTSVSPSRSRRHDNDEDEEWGDARETEGEEEKGVEIMTGKGWWALGTSFVASGSLTVLSFLFPILFSIPVFDVLSLPFGSSLAASWMWWFTPSLSYIGQGIIMGFPVTVSMNIGMVVGWAMLSPLSKHLGWAPGPVSSTTDGSRGWILWVALAIMIAESIISLLPITFSYISTALRQYRQRNYRSGIFASEARSPSRQISGEEDYFNPPNKDEEPEFEPPERLVPSSWVSWGLGVSGVMGVVLVWVVFGSDGIHPWATAIGLLLACILSLIGVRALGETDLNPVSGIGKISQLIFAILQPGNVVANIIAGGVAEAGAQQAGDLMQDLKTGHLLRASPRSQFYGQMIGSLASVFVATAGYKFYTSAYTIPGPEFAVPSAGIWLNLARLLNNGHLPSHVIPFMLGFGALFACVSFVKVFRSSFPASIASSRLITHLPSGIAFAVGFLNSPSFSIARLIGGYIAYRAAKATETGETPLLVIVVASGFVLGEGVVSVITLGLTSAGMGAISCWGCGINGGGYCSGGCS, via the exons ATGAATCCAGT CTCCCCGCCATCTTCCAGAGGTATGCGCGATTACATACCGCAGGGcatggaagacgaagactTGGATGGGGAGTATCTGGACATGGAGGAACCCATCGAAGGAGATTTCACACTGAGAGCGACCTTGGCTGGGCTAGGTGTGGGAGTGGTGCTCTGCATGACCAACATATATTTTGGACTTCAAACTG GATGGGTGTCAATGATGTCTCTGCAATCCGCTCTCCTTGGATTTGCTATATTCCGCGTCCctgctttccttcctcgatTGTTCCCGTCCATGAAACCTTTCACACCTCAAGAGAACGTCGTGCTACAGACAACGGCCGTGGCCACAGGGACCATGCCACTCGCTGCTGGTCTTGTAGGAATCATACCTGCGTTGAGCATGATGAGCCCAGAGATCGATGGGCGAGAGCCGCTCTTCATGGGATGGGTAGATCTGGTCATGTGGTGTTTGGCGGTAGCTTTTTTCGG TGTGTTCCTAGCAGTACCGCTCCGCAAGCAGGTTATCgtgaaagagaagcttGTTTTCCCTTCGGGCA CTGCAACTGCCCAgctcatctctcttcttcatcaaacgACTCCAGTTGAAGTACATGGAACACCAACCAGGGCTTATCGCCGTCTACATCGATCGTCAACTTCAGTCTCGCCTAGCCGGAGCCGCAGGCATGATAacgacgaggatgaagaatggggCGATGCTAGAGAGACagagggggaggaagaaaaaggtgtGGAGATTATGACTGGTAAGGGATGGTGGGCTTTGGGTACTAGTTTCGTTGCTAGTGGCAGCCTTACT GTCTTaagctttctttttcccattttaTTCTCCATCCCGGTGTTTGACGTTTTAAGTCTTCCATTCGGATCAAGTCTTGCAGCCAGCTGGATGTGGTG GTTCACGCCTTCTCTATCCTACATCGGTCAAG GTATCATTATGGGGTTTCCTGTAACTGTGTCAATGAATATCGGAATGGTAGTAGGATGGGCTATGCTCTCACCCTTATCAAAACACCTCGGATGGGCACCGGGACCAGTTTCATCTACGACGGATGGATCTAGAGGTTGGATT CTATGGGTTGCACTTGCCATTATGATAGCCGAATCAATCATTTCCCTGCTTCCCATCACCTTTTCTTATATCTCTACTGCTTTACGTCAGTACCGCCAACGCAACTACCGATCTGGCATCTTCGCTTCCGAAGCGCGATCACCTTCTCGCCAAATctcaggagaagaagattattTCAATCCACCAAACAAGGACGAGGAACCAGAATTTGAGCCTCCTGAAAGGTTGGTGCCAAGTTCGTGGGTGTCATGGGGCTTAGGAGTTAGCGGTGTGATGGGTGTCGTACTGGTCTGGGTTGTATTTGGCTCTGACGGGATACACCCCTGGGCAACCGCCATCGGTTTGCTATTGGCTTGTATTCTGAGTCTGATAGGTGTGAGAGCTTTGGGTGAAACTGATTTAAACCCA GTTTCTGGGATCGGGAAGATTAGCCAGCTTATTTTCGCAATTTTACAACCGGGAAATGTTGTGGCCAATATCATTGCTGGTGGAGTAGCGGAG GCTGGAGCCCAGCA AGCTGGCGATCTCATGCAAGATCTCAAGACTGGTCATCTTCTTAGAGCTTCTCCTCGAAGTCAGTTTTATGGTCAGATGATTGGTAGCCTGGCGAGTGTATTTGTAGCTACTGCGGGTTACAAATTCTATACTTCGGCGTATACCATTCCCGGTCCTGAATTTGCTGTTCCTTCTGCTGGTATCTG GCTCAATCTTGCACGACTGCTCAATAATGgtcaccttccttctcacgTCATACCGTTCATGTTGGGCTTTGGTGCGCTTTTCGCGTGTGTCTCATTCGTTAAAGTGTTCCGTTCGTCCTTCCCGGCGTCCATCGCTTCATCAAGACTTATCactcatctcccttctgGTATCGCCTTCGCTGTCGGATTTCTCAATTCTCCATCATTTTCGATTGCGAGGTTAATCGGTGGATATATTGCTTACCGTGCTGCAAAAGCTACCGAAACAGGAGAAACACCACTGTTGGTGATAGTGGTTGCGAGCGGGtttgtattgggtgaagGTGTCGTCAGTGTGATTACTCTTGGTTTGACGAGTGCCGGAATGGGAGCGATCAGCTGCTGGGGATGTGGCATCAATGGAGGCGGATATTGCTCCGGCGGTTGTTCGTGA